Proteins encoded together in one Marinobacter sp. Arc7-DN-1 window:
- a CDS encoding sigma-E factor negative regulatory protein: MDDRLRETLSAMMDDEADELSVRRLLSHGSQDEVRAQWQRWQDVRDLLHDGHSPAHGVDVSVAVRELLDGRTSASARSQVLRPNTNVRRWHWPAVAMVATALLVGFGAGAGWDSSDVGPAQPATSAAPEVPAPDQPVREIALQGLDDEQWEYMSRYLLEHAQHNSVGAGQGAVGYARLVSANGNGY, translated from the coding sequence GAAGCTGACGAACTGTCGGTACGTCGCCTGTTGTCACACGGTAGCCAGGATGAGGTCCGGGCCCAGTGGCAGCGATGGCAGGACGTTCGGGATCTTCTGCATGACGGCCACTCACCGGCCCATGGAGTGGATGTGAGTGTTGCTGTGCGTGAATTGCTCGATGGCCGAACGTCCGCTTCGGCGCGGTCCCAGGTCCTGCGGCCGAACACGAATGTTCGCCGCTGGCACTGGCCTGCCGTGGCCATGGTTGCCACGGCGCTGCTCGTTGGTTTTGGCGCTGGCGCAGGTTGGGATTCTTCTGATGTCGGGCCTGCCCAGCCAGCGACTTCTGCTGCGCCAGAGGTGCCGGCACCGGACCAGCCGGTCAGGGAGATTGCACTGCAGGGTCTGGATGATGAGCAGTGGGAGTACATGAGTCGTTATTTGCTGGAACACGCGCAGCACAACAGTGTCGGCGCCGGTCAGGGAGCCGTCGGCTATGCCCGCCTGGTCAGCGCCAATGGCAACGGTTACTGA
- a CDS encoding MucB/RseB C-terminal domain-containing protein, which yields MALVVLLTGPVPAAAADEEEAAAWLERLGPALNMTSYRGVFVYARGDRVHSMQIAHRYNDGVVEERLVLQDGGSGEIVRKGMNVVCVLPERGRIKLDQVIPSGPFAEAFTSQLVPVSRWYRAEMKGEDRVAGYDVVTVALRAKDPYRYSHRLWLEKSTGLLLKSHVRNAEGEVLEHFQFTSLQIGENIPDSEFEIRTRGREISRTLEGSAPQASTVQRMDGWQLGWRPDGFVPAAAPRSGKGKAVAFSDGLAAFSVFVEPAGAVNMPTGASRIGATTVYMRKVWDEGRAFLVTVVGELPPQTARQVAESVRIENALALGAGGS from the coding sequence ATGGCCCTGGTGGTCTTGCTTACCGGCCCAGTGCCGGCGGCGGCTGCCGATGAAGAGGAAGCAGCGGCCTGGCTCGAACGCCTCGGTCCGGCTCTGAACATGACCTCCTATCGCGGCGTTTTCGTGTACGCCCGGGGTGACCGCGTGCATTCAATGCAGATTGCGCACCGTTACAATGACGGTGTTGTCGAGGAGCGGTTGGTTCTGCAGGACGGCGGCAGCGGCGAAATCGTCCGCAAGGGAATGAACGTGGTCTGCGTGCTTCCCGAAAGGGGCCGCATCAAACTTGATCAGGTTATCCCATCCGGTCCTTTCGCCGAGGCGTTTACCAGCCAGCTGGTGCCAGTGAGCCGCTGGTATCGTGCTGAAATGAAGGGTGAGGATCGGGTCGCGGGTTACGATGTGGTGACGGTGGCCCTTCGTGCGAAAGATCCCTACCGCTACAGTCACCGGTTGTGGCTGGAGAAGTCCACGGGGCTTCTGTTAAAGAGTCATGTGCGCAATGCCGAGGGCGAGGTTCTGGAGCATTTCCAGTTCACCAGTTTGCAGATCGGCGAAAACATCCCCGACAGTGAGTTTGAAATTCGCACCCGTGGCCGTGAAATTTCGAGGACGCTCGAGGGCTCGGCGCCTCAGGCATCGACTGTTCAGCGCATGGATGGCTGGCAGCTTGGCTGGCGACCGGACGGTTTCGTGCCGGCCGCGGCTCCGCGTTCTGGCAAGGGGAAGGCGGTTGCTTTCTCTGACGGCCTGGCGGCGTTTTCGGTCTTTGTTGAGCCCGCTGGCGCGGTAAACATGCCCACCGGCGCCTCCCGGATCGGTGCCACGACAGTCTATATGCGCAAGGTCTGGGATGAGGGCAGAGCATTTCTGGTCACTGTTGTCGGTGAATTGCCGCCACAAACCGCTCGCCAGGTTGCTGAATCCGTCCGGATCGAGAACGCATTGGCACTTGGTGCAGGTGGGTCATGA
- a CDS encoding SoxR reducing system RseC family protein has translation MITETGKVVALKGDRVWVRTIRASACQSCAARNGCGQKVLAAATGGRANQILVTNTINARVGDEVTIGIDERALLGASLVVYGIPLILMVVASVLGHHLSGGQDSAAMLAAAGGLALGFVVVRKLQRPGTTDYEPRLVRVNRIFSQNCL, from the coding sequence ATGATTACGGAAACGGGGAAAGTTGTTGCGCTCAAGGGCGACCGTGTCTGGGTTCGGACCATCCGCGCCAGTGCGTGTCAGAGCTGTGCTGCCCGTAATGGTTGCGGGCAGAAAGTGCTGGCAGCCGCAACCGGGGGGCGGGCGAATCAGATTCTGGTGACGAACACAATTAACGCCCGGGTCGGGGATGAGGTCACCATCGGAATTGATGAGCGGGCGCTGCTTGGTGCCTCGCTGGTAGTCTATGGGATCCCGCTGATTCTGATGGTGGTGGCGAGTGTTCTTGGCCACCATTTGTCTGGTGGGCAGGACAGTGCCGCCATGCTGGCCGCCGCAGGTGGCCTGGCCCTGGGTTTTGTGGTTGTACGCAAACTGCAGCGTCCCGGCACAACGGACTACGAGCCCCGGTTGGTTCGGGTTAACCGGATTTTCTCCCAAAACTGTCTATAA
- a CDS encoding DegQ family serine endoprotease, producing the protein MSRTTEVAPQSRNFQSGGALAILLLVLSVIVLTGWSQAGLAQGLPDFTELVEDNAGAVVNISTTSAPKAGNARGMPFDERQLEQMPEFFQDFFRGPQSPFGGAPGNSQPRRSMGSGFIVSEDGYVLTNNHVVEGADEIIVRLNDRRELPATLVGTDPRSDMAVLKIENGEDLPVVKIGRSSELKVGEWVFAIGSPFGFDYTVTAGIVSALGRSLPSENYVPFIQTDVAINPGNSGGPLFNLDGEVVGINSQIYTRSGGFMGVSFAIPIDDAMNVFRQLRDKGVVSRGWLGVLIQEVNRDLAESFGLERPRGALIAEVMADSPAQQAGLQAGDIVLNYDGEPVELSSDLPPMVGRTPVGETANLRVLRGGEVIELGVEIGRLPEEGSEQAVVPSGGSGGPSSAPLGMRVEPLPADLADSLGVDGGVIVADVARGAAYEAGIRPRDVITEINRKKVASVADFREVVRALPDDKAVSVRVVRQGRALYLVMKP; encoded by the coding sequence ATGTCGAGAACAACAGAAGTTGCCCCGCAGTCCCGGAATTTTCAGTCCGGTGGCGCACTGGCCATTCTGCTATTGGTGCTGTCCGTCATTGTGCTGACGGGTTGGAGTCAGGCAGGGTTGGCTCAGGGTTTGCCCGATTTTACCGAGCTTGTTGAAGATAACGCGGGCGCTGTGGTCAATATAAGCACGACCAGTGCGCCCAAGGCGGGGAACGCGCGGGGTATGCCGTTTGACGAGCGCCAGCTCGAACAGATGCCTGAATTTTTCCAGGACTTTTTCCGCGGCCCCCAGTCTCCCTTTGGTGGTGCTCCGGGGAACTCCCAGCCTCGCCGGTCCATGGGCTCCGGTTTTATTGTGTCTGAGGATGGCTACGTACTCACCAACAACCATGTGGTTGAAGGTGCCGATGAAATCATTGTTCGCCTGAATGACCGGAGGGAGCTGCCGGCAACACTGGTGGGGACAGATCCACGTTCCGACATGGCGGTTCTGAAAATCGAGAATGGTGAAGATTTGCCCGTGGTGAAAATAGGCCGCTCGAGCGAGTTGAAAGTCGGTGAATGGGTGTTTGCAATCGGGTCTCCGTTCGGTTTCGATTATACGGTGACCGCTGGAATCGTCAGCGCCCTGGGTCGTTCACTGCCGTCTGAGAATTATGTTCCCTTCATCCAGACCGACGTTGCCATTAATCCGGGCAATTCCGGTGGCCCCCTGTTCAATCTGGACGGTGAAGTGGTCGGCATCAATTCCCAGATCTACACCCGCTCCGGTGGTTTTATGGGCGTCTCTTTTGCCATCCCCATTGACGATGCCATGAACGTTTTCCGCCAGTTGCGCGACAAGGGCGTCGTTTCCCGCGGCTGGCTGGGTGTATTGATTCAGGAAGTGAATCGTGATCTGGCGGAGTCCTTCGGCCTTGAACGGCCAAGAGGCGCACTGATTGCCGAAGTCATGGCAGACTCTCCGGCGCAACAGGCGGGCCTGCAGGCGGGCGATATCGTGCTTAATTACGACGGTGAACCCGTTGAGCTTTCCTCGGACTTGCCGCCAATGGTGGGTCGCACTCCGGTCGGTGAAACGGCCAATCTCAGGGTGCTCCGTGGTGGCGAAGTCATTGAACTGGGTGTCGAAATCGGCCGGCTGCCCGAGGAAGGAAGCGAGCAGGCGGTAGTTCCTTCGGGTGGCAGTGGCGGCCCATCCTCTGCACCTCTGGGTATGAGGGTGGAGCCTCTGCCGGCGGATCTTGCCGATTCCCTCGGTGTTGATGGTGGGGTGATTGTTGCCGATGTCGCCCGTGGCGCCGCTTATGAAGCCGGCATCCGACCGAGAGACGTAATCACTGAAATCAACCGCAAGAAGGTTGCCTCCGTTGCAGATTTTCGTGAGGTGGTCCGGGCGCTGCCAGACGACAAGGCGGTCTCGGTGAGAGTGGTGCGGCAGGGTCGCGCGCTGTACCTGGTGATGAAGCCCTGA